From a single Pseudopipra pipra isolate bDixPip1 chromosome 15, bDixPip1.hap1, whole genome shotgun sequence genomic region:
- the LOC135422811 gene encoding protocadherin gamma-B5-like, producing MSGGRRASGGPGGGRALGLGAVLLWLCWRAAAERLRYSMAEELPRGSLVGPLARDLGLSADELPARKLRLSADKQYFTVSEGNGNLYVSERLDREELCGESLSCSVSFEALVHNPLNVFHVEVSIEDVNDNSPTFRKAALELEIGELIPPGAHFPLEMAQDADAGSNSLLTYELSSNPSFSLVLNENPGGKKQPELVLERALDREKQSSFELVLTALDGGDPVRSGTVQVHVNVTDANDNSPVFSKKVYEARVAENLPAGSLVLRVEATDADAGSNGRVSYSFGNVPDGVLAFFALDSESGEIKTAGPLDFEEKSKYIFGLEAKDGGGLTSHCEVHIDITDENDNAPEITILSLSSPVPEDAPAGTVVALLKVRDRDSGENGEVSCELSGEAPLSIVASSGGSFKVVTASALDREQASEHRVTVVARDRGRPALWSSRELVLEVSDVNDNAPVFEEASYSAYVRENNAVGLLVLRVVARDLDAGANGRVSYWLSGGSAGAAGAAPLVSVEARSGAVYAQRSLDYEQCREFSVAVRAQDGGSPARSSTATVRVFVLDQNDNAPRVLYPPPPAASGAASAGSVGSAFEVVPRSASSGYLVGKVVAVDADAGRNAWLSYELVQASEPALFRVGLQSGEVRTARAVSERDAAKQRLVAVVKDHGEPALSATATLHVVLAESLQEALPELSERAAGAEAAGELQFYLVLALALLSALLVLSVALAVLARLRRAGPPAVLRCLGAQRLSLAGAAFPADFCEGTLPYSYNLCVAAPPRSTAPEAAWPPPPLPIVPAEELVAGEPCEKLNPSSSAVVEQPPADPDAPQVCKPLHSLLLRFS from the coding sequence ATGtcgggcgggcggcgggcgagcggcgggccgggcggcgggcGAGCGCTGGGGCTGGGcgctgtgctgctgtggctgtgctggcgggcggcggcggagcggctcCGCTACTCCATGGCCgaggagctgcccagaggcTCGCTGGTGGGGCCGCTGGCCCGGGACCTGGGGCTCAGCGCCGACGAGCTGCCGGCGCGCAAGCTGCGGCTCAGCGCGGACAAGCAATACTTCACGGTGAGCGAGGGGAACGGGAACCTGTACGTGAGCGAGAGGCTGGACCGGGAGGAGCTGTGCGGCGAGTCGTTGTCCTGCTCGGTCAGCTTCGAGGCGCTGGTGCACAACCCGCTCAACGTCTTCCATGTCGAGGTGTCCATTGAGGACGTGAATGACAACTCTCCTACGTTCAGGAAGGCGGCTCTGGAACTAGAGATTGGTGAATTGATCCCTCCCGGTGCTCATTTTCCTCTGGAGATGGCCCAAGATGCGGACGCGGGCAGCAATTCGCTGCTGACTTATGAGCTCAGCAGCAATCCGTCCTTTTCTCTGGTCTTGAATGAGAACCCGGGTGGAAAAAAGCAGCCGGAATTAGTGCTGGAGAGAGCGTTGGACCGGGAAAAGCAGAGCTCCTTTGAGCTGGTGCTGACAGCACTGGATGGTGGGGACCCCGTGAGGTCCGGGACTGTTCAGGTTCATGTCAACGTGACGGACGCCAACGACAACTCACCCGTGTTCAGTAAAAAAGTGTACGAGGCTCGAGTGGCGGAGAATCTGCCGGCAGGGTCTCTGGTGCTGCGAGTGGAAGCCACAGATGCGGACGCGGGGTCCAATGGGCGGGTCTCCTACTCCTTCGGCAACGTCCCGGATGGAGTCCTCGCGTTTTTCGCTCTTGATAGCGAGAGTGGCGAGATCAAGACGGCCGGTCCCCTCGATTTCGAGGAGAAGAGCAAATACATCTTCGGACTGGAAGCGAAGGACGGGGGTGGGCTCACTAGTCACTGTGAAGTGCATATAGACATCACAGATGAAAATGACAACGCGCCCGAGATCACTATTCTGTCACTGTCGAGCCCAGTGCCCGAGGACGCTCCAGCCGGCACAGTGGTGGCCCTGCTGAAAGTGCGGGACCGGGACTCCGGCGAGAACGGTGAGGTGTCGTGCGAGCTGTCGGGAGAGGCGCCGCTGTCGATCGTGGCGTCGTCGGGCGGCTCGTTCAAGGTGGTGACGGCGAGCGCGCTGGACCGCGAGCAGGCGTCCGAGCACCGCGTGACGGTGGTGGCCCGGGACCGGGGCAGGCCGGCgctgtggagcagcagggagctggtgctggaggtGTCGGACGTGAACGACAACGCGCCGGTGTTCGAGGAGGCGTCGTACAGCGCGTACGTGCGGGAGAACAACGCGGTGGGCTTGCTGGTGTTGCGCGTTGTGGCTCGGGACTTGGACGCGGGCGCGAACGGGCGCGTGAGCTACTGGCTGTCGGGCGGCAgcgcgggcgcggcgggcgcggcgccgcTGGTGTCGGTGGAGGCGCGGAGCGGCGCGGTGTACGCGCAGCGCTCGTTGGACTACGAGCAGTGCCGCGAGTTCTCGGTGGCCGTGCGGGCGCAGGACGGCGGGTCGCCGGCGCGGAGCTCGACGGCCACGGTGCGCGTCTTCGTGCTCGACCAGAACGACAACGCGCCGCGGGTGCTCTACCCGCCCCCGCCGGCGGCGTCGGGAGCGGCGTCTGCGGGCTCGGTGGGTTCGGCTTTCGAGGTGGTGCCGCGTTCGGCGTCGTCCGGGTACCTGGTGGGCAAGGTGGTGGCGGTGGACGCGGACGCGGGGCGCAACGCGTGGCTGTCGTACGAGCTGGTGCAGGCGTCGGAGCCGGCGCTGTTCCGCGTGGGGCTGCAGAGCGGCGAGGTGCGCACGGCGCGGGCCGTGTCGGAGAGGGACGCGGCCAAGCAGCGCCTGGTGGCCGTGGTGAAGGACCACGGCGAGCCGGCGCTGTCGGCCACGGCCACGCTGCACGTGGTGCTGGCCGAGAGCTTGCAGGAGGCGCTGCCGGAGCTGAGCGAGCGGGCGGCGGGCGCCGAGGCGGCGGGCGAGCTGCAGTTCTACCTGGTGCTGGCGCTGGCGCTGCTGTCGGCGCTGTTGGTGCTGAGCGTGGCGCTGGCCGTGCTGGCGCGGCTgcggcgggccgggccgcccgCCGTGCTGCGCTGCCTGGGCGCGCAGCGCTTGTCGCTGGCCGGCGCCGCCTTCCCGGCCGACTTCTGCGAGGGCACCTTGCCCTACTCCTACAACCTGTGCGTGGCGGCGCCGCCCCGCTCCACCGCCCCCGAGGCCGCttggccgccgccgccgctgcccatCGTGCCCGCGGAGGAGCTTGTGGCCGGGGAGCCCTGCGAGAAGCTGAATCCGAGCAGCAGCGCCGTCGTGGAACAGCCGCCCGCCGACCCCGACGCACCACAGGTCTGTAAGCCCCTTCACTCCCTCCTTCTGAGGTTTTCCTAA